Proteins from a single region of Lasioglossum baleicum chromosome 1, iyLasBale1, whole genome shotgun sequence:
- the Atg5 gene encoding autophagy protein 5 isoform X1 encodes MANDREVLREIWDGKIPVCFTLDSEEICELQGPDPFYLMVPRLSYFPLCTDKVRKHFIRHIQSTNKQEHEMWLEFNGIPLKWHYPVGVLLDIYFNDIQLPWNIVVHFEKFPKDVLMHCQNKEVVESYFLSCVKEADVLKHRSQVMSTMQKKDHNQLWSGLSNDKFDQFWSVNRKLMEGTNSEEGFKYIPFRCYTSEDKYVQKLVKPMNEEGQRKTLRHLLNEVFPDQENVTLLTHGIVPSMETPLQWMSEHLSYPDNFLHFVVIS; translated from the exons ATGGCGAATGACAGAGAGGTGCTCAGAGAGATTTGGGACGGGAAAATCCCCGTCTGTTTTACGCTCGACTCCGAGGAGATCTGCGAATTGCAAGGTCCCGATCCATTTTATCTTATGGTACCTAGATTAAGTTACTTTCCTCTTTGCACAGACAAG GTACGAAAGCATTTTATACGACACATACAAAGCACTAACAAACAGGAGCATGAGATGTGGTTAGAATTCAATGGCATCCCCTTGAAATGGCACTATCCTGTCGGAGTATTATTGGACATTTATTTCAATGACATTCAACTACCTTGGAACATAGTTGTCCACTTTGAAAAATTCCCCAAAGACGTTCTAATGCACTGTCAAAACAA AGAGGTGGTGGAGTCTTATTTTCTCTCTTGCGTGAAGGAAGCAGACGTATTAAAACACAGGAGTCAAGTTATGTCCACTATGCAGAAGAAGGATCATAATCAGCTGTGGTCCGGTTTATCCAATGACAAGTTTGACCAATTTTGGTCTGTAAATAGGAAGCTTATGGAAGGTACCAACAGCGAAGAGGGCTTCAAATACATACCTTTTCGCTGTTACACAAGCGAGGACAAATACGTGCAGAAGCTGGTGAAGCCTATGAACGAAGAAGGCCAGAGGAAAACGTTGAGGCATCTACTAAACGAAGTCTTTCCAGATCAGGAGAATG TCACTCTACTCACACACGGCATTGTTCCATCTATGGAAACACCGCTTCAGTGGATGTCAGAGCATTTGAGCTACCCTGACAACTTTCTACATTTCGTTGTCATATCATAA
- the Atg5 gene encoding autophagy protein 5 isoform X2: MTERCSERFGTGKSPSVLRSTPRRSANCKVRKHFIRHIQSTNKQEHEMWLEFNGIPLKWHYPVGVLLDIYFNDIQLPWNIVVHFEKFPKDVLMHCQNKEVVESYFLSCVKEADVLKHRSQVMSTMQKKDHNQLWSGLSNDKFDQFWSVNRKLMEGTNSEEGFKYIPFRCYTSEDKYVQKLVKPMNEEGQRKTLRHLLNEVFPDQENVTLLTHGIVPSMETPLQWMSEHLSYPDNFLHFVVIS, from the exons ATGACAGAGAGGTGCTCAGAGAGATTTGGGACGGGAAAATCCCCGTCTGTTTTACGCTCGACTCCGAGGAGATCTGCGAATTGCAAG GTACGAAAGCATTTTATACGACACATACAAAGCACTAACAAACAGGAGCATGAGATGTGGTTAGAATTCAATGGCATCCCCTTGAAATGGCACTATCCTGTCGGAGTATTATTGGACATTTATTTCAATGACATTCAACTACCTTGGAACATAGTTGTCCACTTTGAAAAATTCCCCAAAGACGTTCTAATGCACTGTCAAAACAA AGAGGTGGTGGAGTCTTATTTTCTCTCTTGCGTGAAGGAAGCAGACGTATTAAAACACAGGAGTCAAGTTATGTCCACTATGCAGAAGAAGGATCATAATCAGCTGTGGTCCGGTTTATCCAATGACAAGTTTGACCAATTTTGGTCTGTAAATAGGAAGCTTATGGAAGGTACCAACAGCGAAGAGGGCTTCAAATACATACCTTTTCGCTGTTACACAAGCGAGGACAAATACGTGCAGAAGCTGGTGAAGCCTATGAACGAAGAAGGCCAGAGGAAAACGTTGAGGCATCTACTAAACGAAGTCTTTCCAGATCAGGAGAATG TCACTCTACTCACACACGGCATTGTTCCATCTATGGAAACACCGCTTCAGTGGATGTCAGAGCATTTGAGCTACCCTGACAACTTTCTACATTTCGTTGTCATATCATAA